A window of the Chloroflexus sp. Y-396-1 genome harbors these coding sequences:
- a CDS encoding acyltransferase yields the protein MADHSFFVHPTAIIDEPCEIGEGTKIWHFSHVMSGARIGEQCVLGQNVLIASNVVIGKGCKIQNNVSLYTGVELEDFVFCGPSCVFTNVINPRAEINRRAEFMRTLVRRGATIGANATVVCGATIGRYAFIGAGAVVRGNVPDYALMLGVPARHCGWMSRHGARLPDPDTDGIMVCSVSGWRYRLVAPDTVRCEDWDEEKELPALS from the coding sequence GTGGCTGATCATTCATTCTTCGTTCACCCAACTGCTATCATTGATGAACCGTGCGAGATTGGTGAAGGAACGAAGATATGGCATTTTTCTCACGTAATGTCAGGTGCACGAATTGGAGAACAATGTGTACTAGGCCAGAACGTCCTCATTGCGAGTAATGTTGTTATCGGCAAAGGGTGTAAGATTCAGAATAATGTATCGCTCTACACCGGTGTTGAGTTAGAAGATTTCGTCTTCTGTGGCCCATCGTGTGTGTTCACGAATGTTATTAACCCGCGAGCTGAAATCAATCGTCGTGCTGAATTTATGCGTACTCTGGTTCGTCGTGGTGCAACTATCGGTGCAAATGCAACTGTCGTTTGCGGGGCCACTATTGGTCGATATGCGTTCATTGGGGCTGGAGCTGTCGTACGCGGCAATGTACCGGATTACGCGCTTATGTTAGGTGTCCCAGCCCGTCATTGTGGATGGATGAGCCGTCATGGAGCCCGCTTGCCAGATCCCGACACTGATGGTATTATGGTCTGTAGCGTGAGTGGCTGGCGATACCGTTTGGTTGCACCCGACACGGTACGCTGTGAAGACTGGGATGAAGAGAAGGAATTA
- the wecB gene encoding non-hydrolyzing UDP-N-acetylglucosamine 2-epimerase: MHIATIVGARPQFIKAAAISRVLRQRHREVLVHTGQHYDVRMSAVFFQELNIPLPDINLEVGSASHGAQTGTMLAKIEAVLLDERPDWVLVYGDTNSTLSGALAAAKLHIPVAHVEAGLRSFNRAMPEEINRVLTDHVSNLLLCPSQTAVDNLAREGITQGVILVGDVRADVLRLAVDRADPEILRRLQVKPSSYALATVHRAENTDNSARLLNIYIDRSFSTADAGHFPCSSTYFPSNYNSWMETTGYVKLIEPVGYLDMVTLMRNARVILTDSGGVQKEAYWLGIPCVTLRDETEWIETVTFGWNVLVGTEPERIVAAANRPLPTTPRPTLYGDGFAAERCVAALERS, from the coding sequence ATGCACATCGCCACTATAGTCGGCGCACGACCGCAATTTATCAAAGCTGCTGCAATTAGTCGTGTTCTTCGGCAACGGCATCGTGAAGTGCTTGTACACACCGGACAACACTACGATGTAAGGATGTCAGCTGTGTTTTTCCAGGAACTCAATATACCGCTACCAGACATAAATCTGGAGGTTGGCTCGGCCAGCCACGGGGCGCAAACCGGTACAATGCTGGCAAAAATAGAAGCGGTATTACTAGATGAACGTCCAGATTGGGTACTGGTATACGGAGACACAAATTCAACGCTGTCTGGTGCGTTGGCTGCGGCTAAGTTGCATATTCCGGTCGCTCATGTAGAAGCGGGTTTGCGTAGCTTCAATCGCGCCATGCCGGAAGAGATCAATCGGGTTTTGACCGATCACGTTTCAAACCTTCTACTCTGCCCGAGCCAGACAGCGGTTGACAACCTGGCTCGTGAAGGGATTACGCAAGGAGTGATCCTAGTTGGTGATGTCAGGGCCGACGTGCTACGATTAGCGGTTGATCGAGCAGATCCCGAAATCTTGAGAAGACTTCAGGTGAAGCCTAGTTCGTATGCACTGGCAACTGTTCACCGTGCCGAGAATACCGACAATTCAGCACGATTGCTCAATATATATATTGACAGGTCTTTCAGCACTGCGGATGCAGGTCATTTTCCCTGTTCATCCACGTACTTCCCGAGCAATTACAACAGTTGGATGGAAACCACCGGATATGTAAAGTTGATCGAACCAGTTGGTTATCTTGATATGGTTACCCTCATGCGGAACGCACGTGTAATTCTGACCGACTCAGGTGGCGTGCAAAAGGAAGCGTATTGGCTGGGTATTCCATGCGTTACACTGCGTGATGAAACGGAATGGATAGAAACAGTAACGTTTGGATGGAATGTTCTTGTTGGTACAGAACCTGAACGGATTGTAGCAGCAGCGAATCGACCCTTACCCACAACACCTCGTCCAACCCTATATGGAGATGGCTTTGCCGCTGAGCGGTGTGTAGCTGCTTTGGAAAGGAGCTAG